One genomic segment of Desmodus rotundus isolate HL8 chromosome 5, HLdesRot8A.1, whole genome shotgun sequence includes these proteins:
- the LOC112314188 gene encoding exophilin-5 isoform X2, with amino-acid sequence MTKVPQGFDFSFLNDEEARKILQVLERNEELQRAEKDRISKLQKTKRDIRWLQGVTGEWFEEIQRKKFCNETDVNQMLKQPLTYRLRKGMAENDPMELQTSRSKNTPTQRNPTPLPSRLSFRSSFASLFSFGKPRKETLKPPWLGPKGCDRHAGPAASVRETAVAQLYNSPLENQPVESVFVPKPAGMREGSSVPPWDASVLESEFFRVLDDLDSALAREQSPGSVNTRSPLNYGSRTQFSHFHSRGNRHGNTTGRHKNYYNETSNMSIYDILRPGAPREGFKTFSSRIRTIYDMYRTREPRVLKEDHVQKNTFGSSSLCFDSRRLASPATGHFTARSIHFPATTQNKNGFMPPSHQQSPKRTPLSSIIWNRSDSSGDRPTQEEFLRAPSPMEVDPADQVYPRYFQENRTYEFYHSQSAYQSVSLNSPMDSAVSPDTFENSENMPFYHQDNPFARSFFSNTFGRSREQRFGRSSFWGQQEEHSSWSDFHQSRKPFTSSDRDFEMISTEANSASPSHGCNVSSQYWGSFSPNYRTTIPRDQKETHPLQFDSQTSTVESMEVSQGNGNLMTHFGTPNICSTIGSSYHIRSGGLECQRDNSPKEVPINQDPYSFGTGQTLASSFKTSFPQIPYDKRNRQGPNFQNPTVTLQKIKPASLPIRSYTEATVTKSNSVNSPPLTQSQPSILLTEVNNEKDLSESILEKDKQLNKMNQTNSTSEMPQPVSEMVISNPLAGFQSSLSQDSGKTNRFVSNASTTIISKRSPKVISRKDSSKIHISQRDKANELKEDMGYTEKQKFGPATSFPFIQESRTPSSFPSPNQSGHQELRVSNEYKSSIIESNSQNSEPTGNQNAQSPEKSANLDTKEEQCTKTHSTKRSKSTAGHSIPCDSVGLSSGTLPDSSPSNDFFLGALVVPSATVFSRKSLSDQDPSLGEREKEDNNSQYQNNQFTLSPSKTEKSDDGCVCINNELVDVKCHLHTPLRAEKGKAKIRGRISYIEKLSKTESKSTPTSGSSSLVEVDQSDSKAPELHTIHCTLPRKSASFLTNSRKSESKITALSFRHVPLPLQLENNLEDPIGKDTSNKFNPSSSESESRCSKVVSDAASVAPEATENMTTMTNIGSTSIRKGPFPFLTKRAVSWPSEVPHASFGRNEREECLVSNMDASARTLRPWEKTINPLESDSSVRDCSLTKKYHRKEPFQECTEKNGKNAASKTFSLSNEDPLPFSSDMSGEKSGKTLHKFKTTSMFSVFGDEDNVKCLEVVSIYYTLPRKHGKKLCDLLQKHTQNTDALPESTKGTVAFSNALEKEKLNYSTQEQSGTPSSAHLKMLKNSSCRSPNTEEATVLQLSSTSPSEPTLPERASVRADVSLHKGESKTREISPGNVAKTPLGDLQNRKKRGEKLQSKTLHTSLILQEKKVTEEKSENCQHSIKSPDSGPNPPAHVDGIAEHHQTRSFGECAGGGTATTAIGSAECLQKAITGTAEDDSTNGLQPRKVRGADFQKKTHNALSNSESQVFALTPALPTLPLDEETCSGEQDFDGLQSKPRELPQRSQGVNLTKKGKTKDEMQRLAWDQPLLPEGSNKNKPSLDDLEKGKNRSSAKRRLAAMSKAGRKIPAKDLSPRRHVATIFPQSGNSSGFSGLSFGTPECNPLSSEPTPKSTESTDESRLNNDGMDVKKSENLLQVTVKSNGEAATHLSSQKSNSFSQPHQNEFKNSSESPPKYENSKEVTAQILGRESGTQSQPTFTSLREADFSDHQRRLNPHLPVEPTEKSATSTPLARCQQQQRSAASLEREPERHSYRSKSLKSINMHGDLLRKSHPPKTRERHFSESNSIDNALSHLSLGDEFSNNNGYSRKFKSSSELPSYDENENWALYSNRMKMGPKSATSISRPIDYGIFGKEQQLAFLENVKRSLTQGRLWKPSFLKNPGFLKDDVIHPPNPAESSSPGSPSNQVPEGGLSPQVPLNIYEEDPVDSDCDTDTTTDDEYYLDERDKESEL; translated from the exons ATGTGACAGGCATGCAGGACCGGCTGCGTCTGTGAGGGAAACTGCTGTG GCACAATTATACAATTCACCTCTGGAAAACCAACCGGTGGAGAGTGTATTTGTCCCCAAGCCAGCAGGCATGAGGGAGGGAAGCAGCGTGCCTCCGTGGGATGCTTCCGTGCTGGAGAGCGAGTTTTTCCGAG TTCTAGATGACTTGGATAGCGCACTGGCTCGGGAGCAGTCCCCAGGCTCAGTGAATACACGATCACCTCTCAACTATGGATCAAGAACGCAGTTCAGCCATTTTCACTCCCGTGGGAACAGACATGGTAACACCACAGGAAGACACAAAAATTACTATAATGAAACTTCTAATATGTCTATCTATGACATCCTAAGGCCAGGAGCCCCTAGAGAAggttttaaaaccttttcttctAGAATAAGAACAATTTATGATATGTATAGGACAAGGGAGCCCAGAGTCTTAAAAGAAGATCATGTGCAAAAGAATACTTTTGGTAGTAGTTCCCTGTGTTTTGACAGCAGGCGATTAGCCTCGCCAGCTACAGGGCACTTCACAGCAAGAAGCATACATTTTCCAGCCACAACTCAGAACAAGAATGGATTTATGCCACCAAGCCACCAGCAGAGCCCTAAGAGAACTCCTTTATCATCCATCATATGGAATAGATCAGATTCTTCTGGAGATAGGCCAACCCAGGAAGAGTTCCTGAGGGCACCTTCGCCGATGGAAGTTGACCCTGCTGACCAGGTGTATCCCAGGTATTTTCAGGAGAATAGGACCTATGAATTTTATCATTCACAGAGTGCTTACCAAAGTGTCAGTTTAAATTCCCCCATGGATAGTGCAGTGAGTCCTGACACATTTGAAAACTCAGAGAATATGCCATTCTACCACCAAGACAACCCATTTGCTAGGTCTTTCTTTAGCAATACCTTTGGACGAAGCAGGGAACAGAGATTTGGGCGTAGTTCTTTCTGGGGCCAACAGGAAGAACATTCTTCCTGGTCTGACTTTCATCAAAGCAGGAAACCATTCACTTCTTCTGACAGAGACTTTGAAATGATTTCCACTGAAGCAAATAGTGCATCACCTAGTCATGGCTGTAATGTTTCTTCTCAATACTGGGGATCATTTTCCCCTAATTACAGAACTACTATTCCTAGAGACCAAAAAGAGACACATCCCTTGCAGTTTGATTCTCAGACATCCACAGTGGAGAGCATGGAGGTGTCACAAGGTAATGGGAACCTGATGACTCATTTTGGCACACCAAATATTTGTTCCACAATTGGTTCAAGCTATCACATCAGATCTGGTGGGTTAGAATGTCAACGGGACAATTCTCCTAAAGAAGTACCTATAAACCAAGATCCTTACTCATTTGGAACTGGTCAGACTCTAGCATCCTCATTCAAAACTTCCTTCCCTCAGATTCCCTATGACAAAAGGAATCGTCAGGGTCCAAACTTTCAGAATCCCACAGTCACTTTGCAGAAAATTAAACCTGCCTCTCTTCCAATAAGAAGCTACACAGAAGCCACTGTGACCAAAAGCAATTCAGTCAATTCTCCACCTCTTACTCAAAGCCAACCCAGTATCTTGCTCACAGAAGTGAATAATGAGAAAGACTTGAGCGAATCTATTttggaaaaagacaaacaactaAATAAGATGAACCAGACAAACTCAACAAGTGAAATGCCCCAACCTGTTTCAGAGATGGTAATCTCTAACCCTTTAGCTGGTTTTCAAAGTTCCCTCTCCCAAGACTCAGGCAAAACCAACAGATTTGTTTCTAATGCATCTACCACCATAATTTCAAAAAGGTCTCCCAAAGTCATTTCCAGGAAAGATAGCTCCAAAATTCATATATCACAAAGAGATAAAGCCAATGAACTAAAAGAAGATATGGGttatactgaaaaacaaaaatttggcCCAgcaacttcttttccttttattcaggAAAGCAGAACACCATCATCTTTTCCCAGCCCAAATCAAAGTGGTCATCAGGAATTAAGAGTAAGTAATGAATACAAGTCAAGCATTATTGAAAGTAACTCCCAGAACTCTGAACCTACTGGTAATCAAAATGCACAATCTCCAGAAAAGTCTGCTAATTTAGACACCAAGGAAGAACAATGTACCAAAACTCATTCTACCAAGCGTAGCAAGTCAACTGCTGGCCACAGTATCCCATGTGACTCTGTAGGTCTGTCATCAGGTACACTACCAGATTCTTCACCATCGAATGATTTTTTCCTTGGTGCTCTGGTGGTTCCTTCTGCTACAGTGTTCTCCAGGAAAAGTCTTTCAGACCAAGATCCATctctgggagaaagagaaaaagaagacaataatAGCCAGTATCAAAATAATCAGTTTACCTTGAGCCCCTCAAAAACTGAAAAGAGTGATGATGGTTGTGTATGTATAAATAATGAACTGGTTGATGTCAAATGCCATTTACATACTCCTTTGAGGGCTgaaaagggaaaagcaaaaataagaggGCGTATATCCTATATTGAAAAGCTGAGCAAAACAGAAAGTAAATCAACACCCACAAGTGGCAGCAGTAGTCTCGTTGAGGTAGATCAAAGTGATTCCAAGGCTCCTGAGCTTCACACAATTCATTGTACCTTACCAAGAAAATCAGCCAGTTTTCTCACTAATAGCAGGAAGTCAGAAAGTAAGATAACGGCTCTTTCATTTAGGCACGTGCCACTTCCGCTccaacttgaaaataatttggaaGATCCAATAGGGAAAGACACATCAAATAAATTTAATCCCAGTTCTTCTGAGTCAGAAAGCAGATGTTCCAAAGTAGTTTCAGACGCAGCCTCAGTAGCACCTGAAGCAACAGAGAATATGACAACTATGACAAACATCGGATCTACTTCCATTAGAAAAGGACCATTCCCATTCCTCACCAAGAGGGCTGTGTCATGGCCTTCGGAGGTACCACATGCCTCAtttggaagaaatgaaagagaagaatgcTTGGTCTCAAACATGGATGCTTCCGCTAGAACACTAAGACCTTGGGAGAAAACTATTAACCCTCTGGAAAGTGACTCATCTGTTAGGGATTGTTCTTTAACCAAAAAATACCACCGAAAGGAGCCCTTTCAAGAATGCACTGAAAAGAATGGTAAAAATGCTGCCTCCAAGACATTCTCCCTCTCAAATGAAgaccctttacctttttcttcagatatgtcaggggaaaaaagtgggaaaacATTACATAAATTTAAGACTACTagtatgttttctgtttttggtgATGAAGATAATGTAAAGTGTCTTGAGGTAGTTTCAATATATTACACTCTACCAAGGAAACACGGCAAAAAACTATGTGACCTTCTTCAAAAGCATACTCAAAATACTGATGCACTTCCAGAATCAACTAAAGGGACTGTAGCATTTTCCAAtgctttagaaaaagagaaactaaattaTTCCACACAAGAACAGTCAGGAACACCTTCATCTGCACATCTGAAGATGCTGAAGAACAGCAGTTGCCGTTCTCCCAACACTGAAGAGGCGACTGTTTTACAGTTATCAAGTACTAGCCCCTCGGAACCTACACTACCGGAGAGGGCTTCTGTCAGGGCAGATGTTTCTCTTCATAAAGGAGAATCTAAAACTAGAGAGATTTCCCCAGGTAACGTAGCTAAAACACCTCTAGGTGAtttacaaaacaggaaaaaaagaggggaaaagttGCAAAGTAAAACACTGCATACTTCATtaattcttcaggaaaaaaaagtcacagaagaGAAATCTGAAAATTGTCAGCACTCCATTAAATCACCTGACAGTGGCCCTAATCCTCCAGCCCATGTAGACGGGATTGCTGAACATCACCAAACCAGAAGTTTTGGGGAGTGTGCAGGTGGTGGTACAGCCACCACAGCTATTGGAAGTGCAGAGTGTCTTCAGAAAGCTATCACGGGCACAGCTGAAGATGATAGCACCAATGGATTGCAGCCTAGGAAAGTCAGAGGAGCAGATTTCCAAAAAAAGACTCATAACGCACTTTCTAACTCAGAAAGCCAAGTCTTTGCTCTTACTCCAGCTTTGCCTACACTACCTCTGGATGAGGAGACTTGCTCAGGTGAACAAGATTTCGATGGTTTGCAGTCTAAACCCAGAGAACTACCTCAAAGAAGTCAGGGGGTAAATCTGACAAAGAAGGGCAAGACTAAAGATGAAATGCAGAGGTTGGCATGGGATCAACCCTTACTTCCtgaaggaagtaataaaaataaaccgAGCTTGGATGACctagaaaaagggaaaaacagatcCTCAGCTAAACGCAGATTGGCAGCCATGTCCAAAGCAGGCAGAAAAATTCCTGCTAAAGATTTAAGCCCCAGAAGACATGTAGCTACTATTTTCCCCCAAAGTGGGAACAGTTCTGGCTTCAGTGGTTTATCTTTTGGCACACCAGAGTGCAACCCACTGTCCTCTGAGCCTACTCCAAAGTCCACAGAATCCACTGACGAAAGCAGGTTGAATAATGATGGAATGGATGTGAAGAAATCTGAGAACCTTCTCCAGGTTACAGTAAAATCCAACGGAGAAGCTGCTACGCACTTAAGCAGTCAGAAGTCTAACAGCTTttcacaaccacatcagaatgaGTTTAAAAATAGCTCAGAATCACCACCCAAGTATGAGAATTCTAAAGAAGTAAcagctcagattttgggaagagaGTCAGGTACCCAGAGCCAACCCACATTCACCAGCCTCAGGGAGGCCGACTTCTCTGACCATCAGAGGAGGCTGAACCCTCATCTTCCAGTGGAGCCTACAGAGAAATCTGCAACAAGCACCCCACTGGCCCGTTGTCAGCAACAACAAAGGAGTGCTGCTTCTCTGGAGCGGGAACCTGAGCGACACTCCTACCGTTCAAAGAGTTTAAAAAGCATCAACATGCATGGTGATCTGCTACGCAAAAGTCATCCTCCAAAAACCAGGGAGCGCCATTTTTCTGAAAGCAATTCTATTGACAATGCCCTGAGCCACCTGAGCCTTGGGGATGAATTCTCTAACAACAATGGATACAGTCGAAAATTCAAATCTTCTTCTGAACTGCCCTCttatgatgaaaatgaaaattgggCTTTGTATAGCAACAGGATGAAAATGGGTCCCAAGTCTGCAACATCTATATCCAGACCTATTGACTATGGGATATTTGGGAAAGAACAACAGTTGGCTTTCTTGGAGAATGTAAAGAGGTCACTCACACAAGGAAGGTTATGGAAACCAAGTTTTCTGAAGAACCCTGGCTTCCTGAAAGATGATGTAATTCACCCTCCTAACCCAGCAGAGTCATCGAGCCCAGGTTCTCCTAGCAATCAGGTGCCAGAGGGTGGCTTATCTCCACAGGTACCACTTAACATCTATGAAGAGGATCCAGTGGACTCGGACTGTGACACAGACACAACCACAGATGATGAGTACTACCTGGATGAACGTGACAAAGAGTCGGAACTGTGA